The Bacillota bacterium genomic interval AGATTCTTACTTCCATGGGGCAGGAAGGAGCTGAGAAGCTGTGAGGGTAAGAATAAAAAACAAACATCTTATTTTAGCTCTACTTATCTTTATAGCTTCAACAAGTTTGGTTTACGCATCCGGAGGTTATCTTCTTTATTTCCGGGCTGAGGCGGCTAAGGCCCTAAAAAATTACGTCAAGGCTCTTGCTTATTATGATGCCTTGATTACCAGGTATCCTGATCATGAGTATGTGCCCAAGGCATTAACAGAGACGATTCTGATGTTGGCGGACAGTAGAGATTACCTTACCGCAACATTTCTCCACAACCGGTCATCCCGCACTATCCCACCGCCTGAGTATGAAGAGCTGCTGCAGAGCGATGCCCTGACTTTAGAAGAGCGGTGCTGGATGCTGTATGAATTCTATCAGGATCCAGATTTTATGGATTACAAGTATTATGAGTTGAAATTAGTTTTTGATGAACTGGCGACTATCCTTGAGGAGCGGGATTTGGCAGAGGCAGAGGAATTTTACTGGAGTATTATTAAAAACAGAGAGTTTAGAGTTTTGCTTGAAGCTACCGAAAGACTCATTATGCTGTACCTGCAGTGTGACATGATTGATGAAGCTGTGGCGGTTTGGGAAGAGGCGGCAAGTTACAGCAGCCAGCTTTCTATCTTTACAGAGTGGCTGGGACATATCTACTTTGCCCAGGGAGATTACGAGCAGGCCAAGGAGATTTACAAGCAAGGATGGAGTTCTTGGGCGGCGATGCAAAAGATAGAGATGCTTAAAAAGGTCGAGGGAAATGGCAAGCACTTAATCAAAGGAGCAGTTACTATCAACGGGGCTCCTTTTCCCGGGGTAAAGGTCTTGGTCTATCCGGGACCTGAGATTATCGAGGGTGATGGCTGGTACCGTGTTAGACGCAGCAGCGATGAGTATTTCTCGGTGAAAACTCGCAGTGACGGGCAGTTTGTGCTGCGGCTGCCGGATGGAGAGTTTGAGATTGGGATTGAGCTGAACCGCTTCCAGATGGAGCAGGTGGATGGACTGCAGCTGCGGATTAAAAATAGTGAGCTGAGTTT includes:
- a CDS encoding tetratricopeptide repeat protein, whose amino-acid sequence is MRVRIKNKHLILALLIFIASTSLVYASGGYLLYFRAEAAKALKNYVKALAYYDALITRYPDHEYVPKALTETILMLADSRDYLTATFLHNRSSRTIPPPEYEELLQSDALTLEERCWMLYEFYQDPDFMDYKYYELKLVFDELATILEERDLAEAEEFYWSIIKNREFRVLLEATERLIMLYLQCDMIDEAVAVWEEAASYSSQLSIFTEWLGHIYFAQGDYEQAKEIYKQGWSSWAAMQKIEMLKKVEGNGKHLIKGAVTINGAPFPGVKVLVYPGPEIIEGDGWYRVRRSSDEYFSVKTRSDGQFVLRLPDGEFEIGIELNRFQMEQVDGLQLRIKNSELSLGPQVLESEKVEFSFIEPLRVIQPEPGFEYSGGPIEIEWTPYPEADYYLVEVYCTFSNPDGKPIVERAWAAKTETTSICLDSLWDPPFFLVFDGEGIHPEALLGRPERIGILIDARTFDGRILPANDALNLFGRPREPGWFTAIFPELTQEEKLIMDRRYAEAFELLQQKITEDPDNLDVLWLLARFYYFGTYVTDHTSLSNFSNRDLDKCLATLRRIEKLAPGPRVEKWMEIVLRELEERQR